A genomic stretch from Sphaerodactylus townsendi isolate TG3544 linkage group LG15, MPM_Stown_v2.3, whole genome shotgun sequence includes:
- the LOC125445099 gene encoding protein ALP1-like, producing MEQECLALVAACVQTSQLLVQQWMLNRRTVIFAIARILQRRRFRRSAAVLRRILSASVRRKRALLRLHRNAIVSVVTMVYSSSPALHYEHELMALSERSHWMLPRCSEWWERMISSEQDDKCWISLFRMSRSTLMYIAEELRPALQRRDTGMRSHIPVEKRVAMTIWKLAHHDSYKTVSELFGVGISSACSIFEEVCEEINSRLFAKTIQLGDPQKIMDGFKEMGFPNCLGAIDAVHISILCPPFSADSYINCKGFYSMVLQALVDSKSRFTDIYVGFPERSHDSRILHNSPFFNNMDDGTFGPQNPTVLEGVSMTPVIIGDPAYPLRPWLMKPYPAPKTAAQEQFNERLAKCRTCVERAFGVLRARWRCLQMRLDVREKLIPVVIATCCILHNICEIKGDELLEPVESPPAAENQNASARPRVPLSEAGLTKRACQIRAAYCSYFEKNPL from the coding sequence ATGGAGCAGGAGTGCCTGGCCCTTGTCGCGGCCTGTGTCCAAACCTCCCAGTTGCTGGTGCAGCAGTGGATGCTCAACAGGCGCACTGTGATTTTTGCCATAGCGAGGATTCTGCAGCGGAGGCGCTTCCGCAGATCCGCCGCTGTTTTGAGGCGCATCCTCTCCGCGAGCGTCCGCCGCAAGAGAGCCCTGCTGCGGCTGCACCGAAACGCGATTGTCTCGGTGGTGACGATGGTGTACTCCTCGTCCCCTGCCCTCCACTACGAGCACGAGCTGATGGCTTTGTCGGAGCGGTCGCACTGGATGCTCCCACGATGCAGCGAGTGGTGGGAGCGGATGATCTCCTCGGAGCAGGACGACAAATGTTGGATTTCTTTGTTCAGGATGTCGCGCTCCACCCTCATGTACATCGCGGAGGAGCTGCGCCCAGCTCTGCAGCGGCGAGACACCGGAATGAGGTCCCACATCCCCGTCGAAAAACGGGTCGCCATGACCATCTGGAAGCTGGCCCATCACGACAGCTACAAGACCGTTTCTGAGCTCTTTGGGGTTGGGATTTCATCGGCTTGCTCCATATTTGAAGAGGTCTGCGAGGAAATAAACAGCAGGCTCTTTGCCAAAACGATTCAGCTGGGAGATCCTCAGAAAATCATGGACGGTTTCAAAGAGATGGGCTTCCCCAACTGCCTTGGCGCGATCGATGCGGTGCACATTTCTATCCTGTGCCCCCCGTTCTCTGCCGACTCCTACATTAACTGCAAGGGCTTCTACTCGATGGTCTTGCAGGCGCTGGTGGACAGTAAATCCCGTTTCACTGACATCTACGTTGGTTTCCCCGAGAGGTCCCACGATTCCCGCATCCTGCACAACTCGCCCTTCTTCAACAACATGGACGACGGCACCTTTGGGCCGCAGAACCCAACGGTTTTGGAAGGCGTCTCGATGACCCCGGTCATCATTGGGGACCCCGCCTACCCGCTCCGCCCCTGGCTGATGAAGCCGTACCCGGCTCCGAAAACTGCGGCGCAAGAGCAGTTTAACGAAAGGCTCGCTAAGTGCCGGACGTGCGTGGAGAGAGCGTTTGGGGTCCTGAGGGCTCGCTGGAGATGCTTGCAGATGCGCCTGGACGTGAGGGAGAAGCTCATTCCTGTTGTCATCGCCACGTGCTGCATCCTGCACAACATATGTGAAATCAAAGGGGATGAGTTGTTGGAGCCGGTGGAAAGTCCTCCAGCGGCGGAAAACCAGAATGCTTCCGCCAGGCCAAGGGTGCCGCTGTCAGAGGCCGGGCTGACCAAGAGGGCGTGCCAGATAAGGGCTGCTTATTGCTCTTATTTTGAAAAGAATCCCCTGTGA
- the LOC125445187 gene encoding uncharacterized protein LOC125445187 isoform X2 produces MQKEELGMDENRNPEEELRLLGGKKEKCHGLSNRIRTGSWESNGYTASSEIADEPSVPLSPSNSLNIRNLQLSERDPPVPHHHHHHRYPHRFYHGRPFHAASYHKTYRGSPSDRKEWGPSTNGHHCAPESISNGRWQHRRRGYSDPPSPSSSPESERNSAIKVGEKPAVASNATNAAVEDSGKETWSLFRPLPAFPVDSSSARIIPKISYASKLKENLDQPGKACHVPASAVRTTNSLPNCVLAPPPSSPPPSDSSRQQHLGAIFQNEWGLSFINEPGAGHGGGGGATPEKDVEEANTGACWEEMEANDWQAARNYHLEEWTHIWELHSQAPSKVTVYTDTLDGKG; encoded by the exons ATGCAGAAGGAGGAACTGGGCATGGATGAGAACCGTAACCCTGAGGAAGAGCTGCGTCTTCtgggggggaagaaggagaaatgCCACGGCCTCAGCAACCGCATCCGGACAG GCTCCTGGGAGTCCAACGGCTATACTGCATCCTCGGAGATTGCTGATGAGCCCAGTGTTCCCTTGAGCCCTTCCAACAGCCTTAACATCCGAAACCTCCAGTTGTCTGAGCGGGACCCTCCagtaccccaccaccaccaccatcaccgctATCCCCATCGCTTCTACCACGGCCGGCCCTTCCACGCAGCTTCCTACCACAAGACCTACCGAGGCAGCCCCTCCGACCGCAAGGAATGGGGACCCAGCACCAACGGCCACCACTGTGCTCCCGAAAGCATTTCCAACGGCCGGTGGCAGCACCGACGCCGTGGCTACTCCGACCCGCCGTCTCCGTCGTCGTCTCCGGAGTCAGAACGAAACAGCGCCATCAAAGTTGGCGAGAAGCCCGCCGTTGCGTCCAATGCCACCAATGCGGCCGTCGAGGATTCTGGGAAGGAAACATGGTCGCTTTTCCGGCCCCTTCCTGCTTTCCCTGTTGATAGCAGCAGCGCCCGGATCATTCCCAAGATATCTTATGCTAGCAAGCTGAAAGAGAACTTGGATCAGCCAGGGAAAGCCTGCCATGTTCCCGCCTCGGCTGTCCGCACCACCAATAGCCTCCCCAACTGTGTCCTGGCGCCGCCTCCGAGCAGCCCCCCACCCTCTGACAGCAGCCGGCAACAGCACCTGGGAGCCATCTTTCAGAATGAGTGGGGCTTGTCCTTTATCAATGAGCCAGGAGCCGGGCACGGAGGGGGTGGCGGGGCAACACCAGAAAAGGATGTGGAAGAGGCAAACACTGGAGCATGCTGGGAGGAAATGGAAGCCAATGACTGGCAGGCCGCAAGAAATTACCATCTGGAAG AATGGACTCATATATGGGAGCTACACAGTCAAG CTCCTAGCAAAGTGACGGTCTACACGGACACCTTGGATGGGAAGGGTTAA
- the KCTD13 gene encoding BTB/POZ domain-containing adapter for CUL3-mediated RhoA degradation protein 1 — protein sequence MSAEATADVAPAPEACALLVPTQQPQNGGSGVAGATFDLKLLNPSSKYVKLNVGGSLHYTTVQTLTKQDTMLKAMFSGRMEVLTDSEGWILIDRSGRHFGTILNYLRDGSVSLPESQRELEEVLCEARYYLIQGLVEDCQLALQQKSESFDPLCHIPMVTSPKEEQQIISSCSKPVVKLLHNRSNNKYSYTSNSDDNLLKNIELFDKLALRFNGRVLFIKDVLGDEICCWSFYGQGRKIAEVCCTSIVYATEKKQTKVEFPEARIFEETLNILIYETPRVPDKALLEATGGVAGGGEGHHRAGDDEDGREHRVRRIHVRRHIMHDERPHGHQAVFKD from the exons ATGTCAGCTGAAGCCACGGCAGACGTGGCCCCTGCTCCTGAGGCCTGTGCCCTGCTGGTTCCGACCCAGCAGCCGCAGAATGGTGGGAGCGGAGTAGCGGGTGCGACCTTTGATCTCAAACTCCTGAACCCCAGCAGCAAGTATGTGAAGCTGAACGTGGGAGGGTCCCTGCATTACACCACGGTGCAGACCCTGACCAAGCAGGACACCATGCTCAAGGCCATGTTCAGCGGCCGGATGGAAGTGCTGACGGACAGCGAAG GCTGGATCTTGATCGATCGAAGCGGGCGCCACTTTGGGACCATCCTGAATTACTTGCGCGACGGTTCTGTTTCCCTCCCCGAGTCCCAACGGGAGCTGGAAGAGGTGCTGTGCGAGGCCCGGTACTACCTGATTCAAGGCTTAGTGGAGGACTGCCAGCTGGCTCTCCAG CAAAAGAGCGAATCGTTTGACCCCCTCTGCCACATCCCCATGGTGACTTCTccaaaggaggagcagcagatcATCTCAAGCTGTTCCAAG CCGGTGGTGAAATTGCTGCACAACAGAAGTAACAACAAGTATTCATATACCAG TAACTCCGACGACAACTTGCTGAAGAACATTGAACTGTTTGACAAACTCGCTCTGCGTTTCAACGGCCGGGTGCTCTTCATCAAAGATGTCCTGGGGGATGAGATCTGCTGCTGGTCTTTCTACGGTCAGGGCCGCAAGATCGCGGAGGTCTGTTGCACCTCTATCGTGTACGCCACCGAGAAGAAGCAGACGAAG GTGGAGTTCCCAGAGGCACGGATCTTCGAGGAGACCCTGAACATTCTGATCTACGAGACACCGAGGGTGCCAGATAAGGCCCTGCTGGAAGCGACCGGTGgggtggcgggagggggggaaggccACCACCGTGCAGGTGATGATGAAGACGGGCGGGAGCACCGCGTCCGGCGCATTCACGTCCGCAGGCATATTATGCACGACGAACGTCCTCACGGTCACCAGGCTGTATTCAAGGACTGA
- the LOC125445187 gene encoding uncharacterized protein LOC125445187 isoform X1: MQKEELGMDENRNPEEELRLLGGKKEKCHGLSNRIRTGAGAELGYRPSQGSREGSWESNGYTASSEIADEPSVPLSPSNSLNIRNLQLSERDPPVPHHHHHHRYPHRFYHGRPFHAASYHKTYRGSPSDRKEWGPSTNGHHCAPESISNGRWQHRRRGYSDPPSPSSSPESERNSAIKVGEKPAVASNATNAAVEDSGKETWSLFRPLPAFPVDSSSARIIPKISYASKLKENLDQPGKACHVPASAVRTTNSLPNCVLAPPPSSPPPSDSSRQQHLGAIFQNEWGLSFINEPGAGHGGGGGATPEKDVEEANTGACWEEMEANDWQAARNYHLEEWTHIWELHSQAPSKVTVYTDTLDGKG; encoded by the exons ATGCAGAAGGAGGAACTGGGCATGGATGAGAACCGTAACCCTGAGGAAGAGCTGCGTCTTCtgggggggaagaaggagaaatgCCACGGCCTCAGCAACCGCATCCGGACAG GAGCTGGAGCAGAGCTGGGCTACAGGCCGAGCCAGGGCTCCAGAGAAG GCTCCTGGGAGTCCAACGGCTATACTGCATCCTCGGAGATTGCTGATGAGCCCAGTGTTCCCTTGAGCCCTTCCAACAGCCTTAACATCCGAAACCTCCAGTTGTCTGAGCGGGACCCTCCagtaccccaccaccaccaccatcaccgctATCCCCATCGCTTCTACCACGGCCGGCCCTTCCACGCAGCTTCCTACCACAAGACCTACCGAGGCAGCCCCTCCGACCGCAAGGAATGGGGACCCAGCACCAACGGCCACCACTGTGCTCCCGAAAGCATTTCCAACGGCCGGTGGCAGCACCGACGCCGTGGCTACTCCGACCCGCCGTCTCCGTCGTCGTCTCCGGAGTCAGAACGAAACAGCGCCATCAAAGTTGGCGAGAAGCCCGCCGTTGCGTCCAATGCCACCAATGCGGCCGTCGAGGATTCTGGGAAGGAAACATGGTCGCTTTTCCGGCCCCTTCCTGCTTTCCCTGTTGATAGCAGCAGCGCCCGGATCATTCCCAAGATATCTTATGCTAGCAAGCTGAAAGAGAACTTGGATCAGCCAGGGAAAGCCTGCCATGTTCCCGCCTCGGCTGTCCGCACCACCAATAGCCTCCCCAACTGTGTCCTGGCGCCGCCTCCGAGCAGCCCCCCACCCTCTGACAGCAGCCGGCAACAGCACCTGGGAGCCATCTTTCAGAATGAGTGGGGCTTGTCCTTTATCAATGAGCCAGGAGCCGGGCACGGAGGGGGTGGCGGGGCAACACCAGAAAAGGATGTGGAAGAGGCAAACACTGGAGCATGCTGGGAGGAAATGGAAGCCAATGACTGGCAGGCCGCAAGAAATTACCATCTGGAAG AATGGACTCATATATGGGAGCTACACAGTCAAG CTCCTAGCAAAGTGACGGTCTACACGGACACCTTGGATGGGAAGGGTTAA